In Phoenix dactylifera cultivar Barhee BC4 chromosome 11, palm_55x_up_171113_PBpolish2nd_filt_p, whole genome shotgun sequence, the following are encoded in one genomic region:
- the LOC103714625 gene encoding receptor-like protein kinase THESEUS 1, which yields MKEMRLLSWIYLLFSLAFSTFLVDVSSAAFTPADNYLLACGSSQNISVQGQVFGPDSQQSSFVLKTSGDGTFSASTSALPSPIYQSLRIFFEPGYYKFDIRQPGRHWIRLYFYPLPNSGHDLSSAPLTVITDGFVLMNNFTFKNSNFTYLFKEYLVNVTSDLLVLTFIPSNGSVSFVNGIEVVSVPDELINDQALAIPNAPFSGLSELGLETMYRLNMGGPLLTPQNDSLGRTWQTDDKYLHVNSSAVKVSVDPATIQYPDVMTADIAPKWVYATAEAMGDANVTDLNFNITWIFTIDPSFLYLIRLHFCDIVSKSLNTLVFNVYVNSDIAIASLDLSSLKGDLSVPYYKDFVSNSSNGSNTMSVSVGPDTMADFSNAILNGLEIMKISNDVASLDGVYAVKDLVPESPSGKNNLGIIIGVVGGSVAAVGLMVLSYCCFVARRSKTSPHSHPWLSLPLYGNSHTISKVSTTSQKSGTASCISLASTNLGRLFMFQEIMDATNKFEESLLLGVGGFGKVYKGTLEDGTKVAVKRGNPRSEQGLAEFQTEIEMLSKLRHRHLVSLIGYCDERSEMILVYEYMANGPLRSHLYGANLPSLSWRQRLEICIGAARGLHYLHTGAAQSIIHRDVKTTNILLDENFVAKVADFGLSKTGPALDQTHVSTAVKGSFGYLDPEYFRRQQLTEKSDVYSFGVVLMEVLCARPALNPVLPREQVNIAEWAMSWQKKGILQHIMDPALAGKINPASLKKFGDTAEKCLAEQGVDRPTMGDVLWNLEYALQLEETSSLADPDENSIKSIPGILLPRMEPFDNSVSMVEGVNLGTGTGTDDNTEDGATSAVFSQLVNPRGR from the coding sequence atgaaggagatgaGACTATTGAGCTGGATCTATTTgctcttttctcttgctttcagCACCTTCTTAGTTGATGTTTCTTCTGCTGCATTCACCCCTGCCGACAACTACCTCCTTGCTTGTGGTTCCTCCCAAAATATCTCGGTCCAAGGCCAGGTCTTCGGTCCTGATTCACAGCAGTCTTCATTTGTTCTAAAAACTTCTGGAGATGGTACCTTTTCCGCCTCCACTTCTGCTCTTCCATCACCCATATATCAGTCCCTTCGTATCTTCTTTGAACCAGGCTATTACAAGTTCGATATCCGGCAACCGGGCCGGCACTGGATCCGCCtctatttctatcctcttccaaATTCTGGCCATGACTTGAGCTCAGCCCCGTTGACAGTGATCACGGATGGGTTTGTTCTCATGAACAATTTCACTTTCAAGAATTCAAACTTCACATATTTGTTCAAGGAGTATTTGGTGAATGTGACCTCTGATTTGTTGGTTCTTACCTTTATCCCATCAAATGGCTCTGTTTCATTTGTGAACGGCATCGAAGTTGTCTCGGTCCCTGATGAATTGATCAATGATCAGGCTCTGGCTATACCCAATGCTCCTTTCAGTGGTCTCTCGGAGCTCGGTCTTGAGACCATGTATCGCTTGAACATGGGGGGTCCTTTGCTCACTCCTCAGAATGACTCGCTTGGGAGAACTTGGCAGACCGATGACAAATACCTCCATGTGAACAGCTCTGCGGTGAAGGTGTCCGTAGATCCTGCAACTATACAGTATCCTGATGTGATGACTGCAGACATAGCACCAAAATGGGTGTATGCCACTGCAGAAGCAATGGGAGATGCAAATGTAACGGACTTGAATTTCAACATCACATGGATCTTCACCATCGACCCGAGCTTCCTTTACTTGATTCGTCTCCACTTCTGCGATATTGTCAGTAAATCTCTGAACACACTGGTTTTCAATGTTTATGTGAATTCAGACATTGCTATTGCAAGCTTAGATTTATCATCTCTAAAGGGTGACCTATCGGTGCCTTACTACAAGGATTTTGTTTCGAATTCATCAAATGGTTCGAATACCATGTCTGTGAGTGTTGGTCCAGACACAATGGCTGATTTTAGCAACGCAATCTTGAATGGTTTGGAGATTATGAAGATCAGCAATGATGTTGCAAGCTTGGATGGAGTCTATGCTGTTAAAGATCTTGTGCCTGAGTCGCCCTCAGGAAAGAACAACTTGGGAATTATAATCGGAGTAGTCGGGGGATCTGTAGCTGCTGTTGGGTTAATGGTATTGAGCTATTGCTGTTTCGTGGCTCGCAGATCAAAAACTAGCCCCCATAGTCACCCATGGTTATCACTGCCTTTGTATGGAAACTCACACACAATCAGCAAggtctcaacaacttctcagaAGAGCGGAACGGCAAGCTGCATCTCTTTGGCCTCGACAAACCTCGGTCGTCTCTTTATGTTTCAAGAGATCATGGATGCAACGAATAAGTTCGAAGAGAGCTTGCTTCTTGGTGTGGGTGGTTTTGGAAAGGTCTACAAGGGGACGCTGGAAGATGGCACTAAAGTTGCTGTCAAGAGAGGGAACCCAAGGTCTGAGCAAGGGCTGGCTGAATTCCAAACTGAGATCGAGATGTTATCCAAGCTCCGGCATCGTCATTTGGTCTCACTTATTGGCTATTGTGATGAGCGATCCGAGATGATTTTGGTCTACGAGTACATGGCAAATGGGCCACTAAGGAGCCATCTCTATGGCGCCAACCTTCCATCCCTCTCATGGAGACAACGTCTGGAGATCTGCATTGGCGCTGCAAGGGGACTGCATTACCTCCACACTGGTGCAGCTCAGAGCATAATCCACCGTGACGTGAAGACCACAAACATTCTCTTGGATGAAAATTTTGTCGCTAAGGTGGCAGATTTTGGTCTTTCAAAGACTGGTCCAGCCTTGGATCAGACCCATGTGAGTACTGCTGTCAAAGGCAGCTTCGGATACCTTGATCCTGAGTACTTCCGGAGGCAGCAGCTAACTGAGAAGTCTGATGTATACTCTTTCGGTGTTGTATTGATGGAAGTCCTCTGTGCAAGGCCAGCGCTCAACCCCGTGCTACCGAGGGAGCAGGTTAACATAGCAGAGTGGGCAATGAGCTGGCAAAAGAAGGGCATACTGCAACATATTATGGACCCAGCATTGGCGGGGAAGATCAATCCGGCTTCCCTTAAGAAATTTGGGGATACAGCTGAAAAATGCCTGGCAGAGCAGGGTGTTGATAGGCCGACAATGGGAGATGTGTTGTGGAATCTTGAATATGCCCTCCAGCTCGAGGAGACTTCCTCACTTGCTGACCCAGATGAGAACAGCATAAAGAGTATTCCTGGTATCCTACTACCACGGATGGAACCTTTTGATAACAGTGTAAGCATGGTTGAGGGAGTAAACTTGGGTACTGGTACTGGTACTGATGATAACACTGAAGATGGTGCCACAAGTGCTGTATTTTCTCAGCTTGTGAATCCTCGGGGAAGATGA
- the LOC103714626 gene encoding protein ULTRAPETALA 1-like isoform X2, translating into MRLLSGSRDCFSCWPCFSIREILLLILDKLTPAAFEKHSERETARKWKSNVWVIAKGEKVPLSKTILLKYYNQTSKTGNSSHKGPNGRPCHHDEFIRCTRCNKERRFRLRTKEECRIYHDAVADLNWKCSDSKFDKISCDDEEERASRKVLRGCLRSPSCRGCTTCVCFGCEICRFSDCSCQTCVDFTQNAKN; encoded by the exons ATGCGGTTGCTTTCGGGTTCAAGGGATTGCTTCTCATGTTGGCCATGTTTTTCTATCCGAGAGATTTTGCTTCTCATATTAG ATAAGTTGACCCCAGCTGCTTTTGAGAAGCATTCTGAGCGGGAAACTGCAAGGAAATGGAAGAGCAATGTATGGGTCATAGCTAAAGGTGAAAAAGTTCCACTGTCAAAGACAATTCTACTTAAGTACTACAATCAAACATCAAAAACTGGTAATAGCTCTCACAAAGGTCCCAATGGACGACCATGCCATCATGATGAGTTTATCCGCTGTACAAGGTGTAACAAGGAACGCAGGTTTCGCCTTCGGACCAAAGAGGAATGCCGCATTTACCATGATGCTGTGGCTGATCTCAACTGGAAATGCTCTGACTCAAAATTTGACAA GATTAGCTGTGATGATGAAGAGGAGCGAGCGAGTCGCAAGGTATTGAGGGGATGCTTGCGTTCACCATCATGCAGAGGGTGCACCACATGCGTCTGTTTTGGTTGTGAGATCTGTCGCTTCTCAGACTGCAGCTGCCAGACCTGCGTTGATTTCACTCAGAATGCAAAAAATTAA
- the LOC103714626 gene encoding protein ULTRAPETALA 1-like isoform X1 encodes MADAPGKDADFLFTDEELSEMSGLKRGEDFVEVTCGCTSHRYGDAVGRLRVFASGDLEISCECTPGCQEDKLTPAAFEKHSERETARKWKSNVWVIAKGEKVPLSKTILLKYYNQTSKTGNSSHKGPNGRPCHHDEFIRCTRCNKERRFRLRTKEECRIYHDAVADLNWKCSDSKFDKISCDDEEERASRKVLRGCLRSPSCRGCTTCVCFGCEICRFSDCSCQTCVDFTQNAKN; translated from the exons atggCCGATGCTCCGGGGAAAGATGCCGACTTTCTGTTCACCGACGAGGAATTGAGCGAGATGAGCGGGTTGAAGAGAGGCGAGGACTTCGTCGAGGTGACGTGCGGGTGCACGAGCCACCGCTACGGCGATGCCGTCGGGCGGCTTAGGGTTTTCGCCTCGGGCGATCTCGAGATCAGCTGCGAGTGCACGCCGGGGTGTCAGGAAG ATAAGTTGACCCCAGCTGCTTTTGAGAAGCATTCTGAGCGGGAAACTGCAAGGAAATGGAAGAGCAATGTATGGGTCATAGCTAAAGGTGAAAAAGTTCCACTGTCAAAGACAATTCTACTTAAGTACTACAATCAAACATCAAAAACTGGTAATAGCTCTCACAAAGGTCCCAATGGACGACCATGCCATCATGATGAGTTTATCCGCTGTACAAGGTGTAACAAGGAACGCAGGTTTCGCCTTCGGACCAAAGAGGAATGCCGCATTTACCATGATGCTGTGGCTGATCTCAACTGGAAATGCTCTGACTCAAAATTTGACAA GATTAGCTGTGATGATGAAGAGGAGCGAGCGAGTCGCAAGGTATTGAGGGGATGCTTGCGTTCACCATCATGCAGAGGGTGCACCACATGCGTCTGTTTTGGTTGTGAGATCTGTCGCTTCTCAGACTGCAGCTGCCAGACCTGCGTTGATTTCACTCAGAATGCAAAAAATTAA